The following are from one region of the Dehalococcoidales bacterium genome:
- a CDS encoding ABC transporter permease, with protein sequence MIRRLVTRDSVALTGSVIGLVSLLFGWLTLKPNRVAAGTSFCLWESTGWPVMLAMTGLWVTCLVLSLVAGKVVRKVSLGAIANLIVAVTFITVGCTSGRLLETQDAIARVSLGAGFWLTLGGAYIVVFSARQGLQERRLWRHLVSLTGVIVFIVLLAVGWFDQLSVLQEFSGRQERFLQELQKHVLLFGGSVSVGTVFGILLGIWATRSRRAERPIFFLANITQTIPSLALFGLLIAPLSALSFAVPWLRDIGIRGVGVTPAVIALVIYSLLPIVRNTYVGLRQVDVAAIDAGLGMGMTRAQVFRKIEVPLAAPLVLEGIRTASVQSVGLTTVAALIGAGGLGWFIFRGVGQQAPDLILVGAIPIIFLALLVDILMRGAVRWATPRGLREGEG encoded by the coding sequence ATGATTCGTCGATTGGTCACCCGTGACAGTGTGGCACTCACCGGGTCAGTGATCGGGCTTGTTTCCCTTCTGTTCGGATGGCTGACGCTGAAGCCAAACCGTGTCGCTGCGGGAACCAGTTTCTGCCTGTGGGAAAGTACCGGCTGGCCCGTCATGCTGGCGATGACCGGGCTCTGGGTGACGTGTCTTGTGCTGAGCCTGGTAGCGGGAAAAGTAGTCAGAAAAGTCAGCCTTGGGGCTATTGCCAATCTTATTGTTGCAGTCACGTTTATCACTGTGGGGTGTACAAGCGGCCGACTTCTCGAGACGCAGGACGCGATTGCCCGCGTCTCGCTTGGGGCGGGTTTCTGGTTGACTCTGGGCGGGGCATATATCGTGGTTTTCTCCGCCCGGCAGGGTCTTCAGGAACGGCGTCTCTGGCGACACCTGGTTTCGTTGACCGGCGTCATAGTCTTCATCGTGCTTCTGGCGGTCGGGTGGTTTGACCAACTGTCTGTCCTGCAGGAGTTCTCCGGTCGTCAAGAGCGCTTCCTCCAGGAGCTACAGAAGCATGTCCTGCTCTTCGGCGGTAGTGTGAGCGTGGGTACGGTCTTCGGCATACTGCTGGGCATCTGGGCAACCAGGAGCAGGCGCGCGGAAAGGCCGATATTCTTCCTCGCCAACATCACTCAGACGATACCGAGCCTGGCATTGTTTGGTCTACTGATTGCCCCGCTGTCTGCCCTGTCCTTTGCCGTCCCCTGGCTGCGCGACATCGGGATTCGTGGCGTCGGAGTAACTCCGGCTGTAATTGCCCTCGTGATTTACTCACTGCTGCCGATAGTGCGCAACACGTACGTGGGTCTGCGCCAGGTAGACGTGGCAGCAATTGATGCCGGATTGGGTATGGGGATGACCCGTGCTCAGGTCTTTCGTAAAATAGAGGTGCCCCTGGCGGCTCCCCTCGTCCTCGAGGGGATACGTACCGCGTCGGTACAGTCGGTTGGCCTGACCACCGTGGCCGCGCTGATCGGTGCTGGCGGGCTGGGTTGGTTTATATTCCGGGGAGTCGGCCAGCAGGCACCGGATCTCATCCTTGTCGGGGCCATTCCGATCATATTCCTGGCCCTACTCGTCGATATTCTGATGCGCGGTGCAGTGCGATGGGCAACTCCTCGCGGTCTGCGTGAAGGAGAGGGATGA